The nucleotide window ACCTCCTGAAAGCAGTTTCAGAAGAGAGCTTGAAATTTCCGATAACGGCATACTTTTTTATTCGGATATGGAAAATAATTCAGTAAAAATTGTTATGAAAAATCTTCAAACAGGACAAATTAACACAGCAAATAATTTAAAAGTTTCAACTTTCGATATTGAAGTGGATAAAGAAGCAAAAGTATTATACACACATTCTTTCGGTAATTTTGTTACAAGATTTGATTTATCGAACTTAAAGCCTAATGAAGAAATAAATACACCACAAAGAATGATGTATCTTAATATTGAAAATAATGAAAGTATAAAAAATATAAAATTGAGTCCTGATGACAATACTCTTGCAGTCATTTTGGCAAACAGAACTGTAGGTGCTTTTACAAACTTGAAAAATATGCCTCAAAATTCTGTTTCACAATTTATACTTAATGAAAAAAGTACCCACAAAAACACTGTCAATATAATAAAATTTACTCCTGACAGTAAAAAAATCATTACTTCTGCGGCGGATTCCACAATAAGAGTTATGAATACAAAAGCATATTTAGGAGAAATACAGTCATTAAACGGAAAAATTGTTTCATCTTCACGGGATAAAAATTCCATATTGATTTTATCGGGAGATCAGCTTTCAAAATACAGTTTTGCGGATAATAAAGAAGTTCCTTTAGCTCATTTACATCCTAAATATCTTCATATACTCCAAATGTTCGCAACGACAAATGACGTTTCACTGGTTGCACTTTCTCCGGGAAATAGTACTTCAGCAGATGTTTTTGATGTAAAACAGAATAAAAAAGTATACACTACAAAACCTCATGCTGTTAAACCGGGAAATATTCCTGTACTTTCAAAAATAAGTTTCAGTAATGACGGAAAGTTCTTATTTACATTAGGACCTGACAGCTGTTTATTTGTACATGATGCCAAAACAGGAAAGTTTCTCTTTTCTCTTGAAGATAAAGAAAACGGAATAGCAGCTTCATTTGTATTGAGTAACGATGATAATTTTGTTGCTCTGAATTATACGACAGGAAAGTCAACTATTTTCTCTCTTGAAACGAAAAAGATTGTACAAAAGTTGGACGGAGAAATTTTGGCAGTTAACAGTGAAAACAAAAAAATTAAAATTATTTACGGGCAGGTTGAAAACAAATTGTTTTATTCAACTTCAAATAACAAAATCATTAAATATGCCGACAATAAAATTAAAACTGCTACAGGAACTACAAAATTCAATACTGTAAATATTTCTTTTGACGGAAAATACTATATTTCAGGGATTCCGAAAAATAATACAGTAATAACCGACTTAAATACCGGAGAAACAATAAGAACTCTATATACCGACACGAATAAATATTTTGTTTCTCTTCCTGTTATAAATAAAGATAACAGAAAAATTGCGTATAACAATGATGAAAACAGAATAATTATAACGGATATGTACTCTCTCGAGGAACTTTCAAAAAAAGCGGATGAAATGCTGAAAGGCAGAAAAATGACAGAATCTGAATTGAACTCAATCGGAAGGAGAAAATAACAGATGAAAAAATTTTTTAAAACTTTGAAACATCACTTTAACAAAAACTTATGGATTATTTATTTGTTAGGGCTTTCTTTAAGCCTAATAGGAAGTTTTCAGGTTTATCACGGAAAATATGACAGTGTAATAAAAGAAATTTCCGTAATTTTTATTTCTGTTTTAAAGCTGTTTCTTTTTTCTCCTCTTGAGGGCTTTACAAAACAAAATCCTTTAGCATACGAGCTTGCTATATGGTTTGCACCTGTTACTATGTTTTTTGCTATATTTTCAATATTCGCAAAATTATATAACGATATAAAACTGAAATTTATTCATTTTCGTAAAAAACATATAATCGTTATGGGATACAATAATTACAGTCTTACATTTATGAAAAACTTTATTAATTCTAAAAATAAAGAAAGACTTTTATGTATCTTACCCGAAGATATTCAGGAAAGTAATATAAAATCTTTGAATAAATCGGGAATTTTAACCTGTACTCTCGATTATTCGTCAGGACTGAGTAACGAAAATATAAGAACTGCATCGGAATATGATTTTGCCTCGGTAAATACTGTTATCTGTTTTGAAGAAGAACCTAAAAATTACGGATATTTAAAACTTATTTCGGAACTTATAGATGTAAATAAAAAAGATAAAAACAATAAAGTTAAAGTGTACGTAAGCATTGTAAATAAATATATAAGAGAGATTATTCAACATCAAATGGACAAAATCAAGATTTTTAATATAAAATATTTTAATATATTCGATTTAATTTCATATAATTTAATTAACGAAAAAAATTTCAAGCTTTATGAAACAAAGGAATTAAAGTATGATTGGAATGAACCGAAGAAATCATTGAAAAATAATTTTTCTTTTGATGATTTTTCAGACTTAATCGGTAATCCTCATCTTCTTTTAATAGGCTTCAAAGATCGCGGAAAAAGTTTATTTGAATCGGCAGTAAATCAAACTGCAATTAACGTAAAAGAAAAAATGAAAATTACAGTTGTCGATCGGAAAATAAACGATTTGGCGGAAGAATATAAAGCGACCGTAAGAGAATTGGAAAAAGTAGCAGATATTGATTTTATTGACGGGGATATCAGTCATATTTCAACGCAGAACAAAATAAAGAAAATTCATTCAAAAAATCCTTTTTCGGCGGTTATTTTTTCTACGAAAAACTGCTCTGAAAATCTTGTATTTATGGACTTAGTCGGAGATGAACTGTTTAAAAATGTAAATATCGCTCTGTATTCTGAAAACATTAGGGAAAACGGACCTTTAATAGAAAGTATTGCTTTTAAATATCCTAATATTACAGTTTTCGGCGAATTATCACATTTGTTAAATTTGGAAACTATTGCAAATGAGCCTTTGGACATAAAAGCTAAAAATTTTAACGCATATTATAACAAAGTTACCGCAGATATTATGAATTTCCCTACGGAGGATTTGTCCCCTGATAAACAGTGGAACTCTCTTTCAAATATAAAAAAAGAATCGAGCAGAAATCAGTGTATGCACCAAAATATAAAAAAAGTCCTTCTTGGAAAAATAGCTGAAATAGAAGGTTTTTCCTCTGCAAAAGAACTTCTGCAATCATGGAAAAATCAAATTGACAATCTTTCCCCTACCGAACAGGTCAATATTATAGAAAATAATCCTTTTATGAATTATATGACTGCATTAGAACATAAGCGTTGGAATAATTTCTATTATATGAAAAATTTTGTTTATTCCGATGAGAAAAATGAAGTAAATCGAACACATAATTCATTGATTGATGATTGGGATGAATTTCTGAGAAGTGATCAGAGTGATAAGGCTGTATATGACTTTATTTCTGTATTGAGTGCGGAATAAACTTCAAAATCGATTTTAAAATCTACAAAAAGATATTTGTTTTAACATTTTCCTACAAAACGAATCCAAACAAAAAGGGGATTTTCAATATTGATTATTAACTTTGAAATATCCCCTGAAATAAATTTTAGTTATAAATAATTCTGAATATTTTTTAACTATTTTACATAAAGTAGTTTGTACTGAAAATATCAATAACTTTTAATATAATAAAACTTATAATTTTTCTAATCCCCCATTACCAGCACATTAACTTTTCTGGTTCTTTCTCTAAGCTGATCCCAATCTGCAAAATATATTTTTCCCAGCGAACCCAATCTGATTTCTCCGTCTTTAATGATGAATGTTAATGAATTATTACCGAAAATAGAAGACTTTATATGAGCATCCGTATTTAACATCGTCCATTTTTCCTGAGGATAAGCAGGATCAACTAATCCTAATCCGAAGTCAATATGCTCAGGACCCGGACTAAAGTATTGTGTTTCCGTATTACATTTAGGTACAATTTTATCCATAATATTATTTATATCTACTTGAATATACTCGTCTCCATAATAATTTTTATCATGCATATACTCTTCAAAAAATAATGAACATGTAGTATGCGAACTGCTTAAGACTACTATTCCGTTTTTTATTTCAGATTTTTCTATAATTTCTTTTGTTTCTTTCGTTATACAATGATAAGAAACCCTATTTGATACTGTTTTCACTACTATATCATGATGTTTATACTTCACTGTTTACACTCCCTTTCCTGATAAGCTTTTTTCAATGCTGTTACCATTTTTTCCATCATATCTTCAGGATCGTCTGCAAGAACTATTCCGCTTGTACAACCTGTTGCATCAGCTCCTTTTAGAATTATATTATATACATCTTCAGGTGTTGTTACACCGGCAGCTTGCATTACGTATATATTTGAATCAATTTCCCTTATTATTTCACTACTTTTCTCAATATAATCATCTCCGCTGGTAATTCCCGTTCCGATTAGTTCTGTAGGTTCACATAATATTGAA belongs to Pseudoleptotrichia goodfellowii and includes:
- a CDS encoding YjbQ family protein — its product is MKYKHHDIVVKTVSNRVSYHCITKETKEIIEKSEIKNGIVVLSSSHTTCSLFFEEYMHDKNYYGDEYIQVDINNIMDKIVPKCNTETQYFSPGPEHIDFGLGLVDPAYPQEKWTMLNTDAHIKSSIFGNNSLTFIIKDGEIRLGSLGKIYFADWDQLRERTRKVNVLVMGD
- a CDS encoding TIR domain-containing protein, which codes for MPENKEDLQNKKNENSERKYKYDAFISYRHTEPDFTIAKNLHSMIEKFKVPKHLSENSSNETREFRVFRDREELSTKDLSTMIQEGLKESENLIVICSRRTPLSPWCRKEVQLFKEMHGSDNIIPVLIEGNPDESFIDELKNLKMTFINSNNEEEEKDIELLAADLRPEEIKSSSFKGYETLQNEKAPELNELTKKSLNILKKSEIYRIMASMLNVNYGDLKLRHQERRMKRIIYASISAVLVMFLFIVSVTTLYLKSVVSERKANEQSVLMTLNMANDANSQGNRALAMLIAKEAMKNSTSKMDQYDKLIAQYTNILNNSLITLPFSNEFILPTESETAAFSISSDSKRLVSPGSFNSANIWDLENGGIIKTLTFDAPVTSLALSPDNKKIYAGTASNKLFEVNTDNYEIKEAFEASQLPVNAIIISKNNKYMYVLRGFLIFDVFDIQNHKKLHSFSFDFENRITGFKENPVTNNFFILKKDNSITEYNINTGQVAAIHAPAIPPESSFRRELEISDNGILFYSDMENNSVKIVMKNLQTGQINTANNLKVSTFDIEVDKEAKVLYTHSFGNFVTRFDLSNLKPNEEINTPQRMMYLNIENNESIKNIKLSPDDNTLAVILANRTVGAFTNLKNMPQNSVSQFILNEKSTHKNTVNIIKFTPDSKKIITSAADSTIRVMNTKAYLGEIQSLNGKIVSSSRDKNSILILSGDQLSKYSFADNKEVPLAHLHPKYLHILQMFATTNDVSLVALSPGNSTSADVFDVKQNKKVYTTKPHAVKPGNIPVLSKISFSNDGKFLFTLGPDSCLFVHDAKTGKFLFSLEDKENGIAASFVLSNDDNFVALNYTTGKSTIFSLETKKIVQKLDGEILAVNSENKKIKIIYGQVENKLFYSTSNNKIIKYADNKIKTATGTTKFNTVNISFDGKYYISGIPKNNTVITDLNTGETIRTLYTDTNKYFVSLPVINKDNRKIAYNNDENRIIITDMYSLEELSKKADEMLKGRKMTESELNSIGRRK